A window of Rosa rugosa chromosome 7, drRosRugo1.1, whole genome shotgun sequence genomic DNA:
TAAACAAGATTAGATCAGAGCGTCAGGTGTTCGGGAGGGCGGCCATACAAGGAAGGGCGAGCCCATCATCGTAAACTGGATCTGATCTCTCTGCGCTGATATGTACGGCCTCTGGCTCTCccaacgccgccaccactaCTCGGAAAACTATGACGACGGccaccgtgcccagccctataATCTGTCCCGCAAAAGGCCCAGCCCCCTCAGCCCGGCAAGAAGCAGTTCATCATCGAGCCCTTCAAAGGTTTGGCCTCGATCCCAAAGCTCGCGTCTGTCACGGTAATTAGTAATTACAATCTACAACTCTCCCTTCCGCAATTTGGCCATGATTTTATGAATTTGTTTGCCATTTTGAGTTTGGGCTGATCTTAATTGCAATTGGGTTGAATGGAGCAGCAGAGAAGTATATCAGGGTCGTCGCAGAGCCCTTAGATCGCCACCATCGCAGCTGCTACTGTCAGTCTCGTGAAATTAGGAGCCAAAGCCAAGCGCCAATCAGCCGCCGCTTCCTCCTCCGCGTCAATtcgcttttcttcttcttcttcttcttctccattacGCTTCTCCCCTCTGACGACGTCGTTTACTGCTTCGTGCTTGATCGACCAGCTCAGGGCCGTTTTCCCGGACATGGATAATCAGGTTTCCAGTTTCTCATCTTTCTTAAATTATAGTTTAATTGGGATTGTAGTTTAAGCTTATAGTTTAGCAATATGGAAGCTTAAACATGGAATCTTGCGCTGTTGAATGTGCGTGTGCTATGGGtttatttgttaattggtgTAAATCTTGCTGATATTTTGGTTGAATTTGTGGTCCTGAAGTTGAGTTGATGCCTAATGACATGTTCAAAAGTTGGTTGTCCGTGGGTATGTGATTGACTGCCCTTATTAACTTGATCATCCTCTGCATCCTTTGTTTCAGGAAGAGTCTCACCTCCTAGATTAATATATTAATACATCATAATTGACTTATTCTTTGTTACATCAGCTGTTAAGGTATAAAGTTGGACGGATAGAGCAGCTGGAAACTTCTGATCAACCAAAAGCCTGAGGTGCCAACGCTGTAAGTTGACAATGCCAATCTTTTGAGATATAATatctgtttttccttttttgatcCTATGTTTTAATCCAACAGTAAATCAACATGTAAGTTTGCATAATGATCTGAAGACAAAGTTTATCGAAGGGGCCAAAGAACGTAAAGAACTCTACAACAAGGTGTTAGAGTTGAAAGGTTAGGTGTATGTTGTTTTATAGAGGTCCAATCGGTTGTGATTCTGGAGAGGGTTTCTGACATCAGTTTTGCTCTCTTGTAGGAAACATAAGGGTCTTTTGCAGGTGTAGGCCTCTAAACACTGAGGAAGTTTCAGCAGGAGCTTCAATGGCTATTGACTTTGAATCTAAGAAAGAAGGTGAGCTTGCTGTCAAGTCAAATGGGGTTACAAGAAGGACCTTTAAGTTTGATGCAGTTTTCGGCCCTCAAGCAGACCAAGGTACATGCATATGATGCAAGTCTTCTGTTGGTTATCTACTGAAGTACAAAAAACACCTTTGAATAACAGACATCCTTTTTGTTTGTCATATTAGCTGATGTCTTCGAAGACACAGCTCCATTTGCAACCTCAGTTCTAGATGGGTACAATGTCTGCATATTTGCTTATGGGCAGACTGAAAGTGGAAAAACCTTTACAATGGAGGGAACGGAAGAAGCTCGGGGAGTCAATTTTAGGACTCTTGAGCAACTGTTTCTTATACTAAAATAGCGAGAAAAGTTGCATAGATATGATGTATCTGTTAGTGTTGTAGAAGTGTACAACGAGCAAATACGAGATCTACTTGTTCCAGGGAATCAGCCGGGAGCAGCTGCCAAAAGGTCCAAGAGATCCTTAAACATTTCTCATATTTTTCCCCCTTCATGAATATGTTGAAAGTTCTATATGATCTTGCTTGTATCTTACTATATGGTTATAATCTTGTATGTTTCTTGATATATGGGTTCTCTTATCTCCTTGTTTAGATGGAAAGTCATTTACCTATTCAGACATTGCATAATCTACTTTTCATGAATTCCCACTTGTTTAGCTGGCAGTTAGAATAGCACCATGGCCTCTCATTTCTGTATCTCAAAGTTGAAATCTTTTCTGTTACTTTAATATAACTCTCCTTTTAAAATGTGAAGATAGAGTTATATGTGATATCCATGTTTTCTCCGTACTTGTTGCTATATTTTCATTTCTAACAATTCACCAATATGTTGGGTACTCTTGATGAGCCACGTCTTTCAGTGCTATGAAGGATACAAGTGAGGAGAATTCCAAGATAATGGTATCTAACAATACTGCAGTGTCTTGTAGGCTTGAAATTAGACAAGCTGGAGAAGGGAGACATCATGTTCCAGGACTTGTTGAGGCATGTGAAAAACATGAATGAAGTCTGGGAAGTTCTCCAAACTGACAGTAATGCAAGGGCTGTTGGCTCAACCAATGCCAATGAGCATAGTAGCTGTGACTTTGGATTCAGATATTTTTACCAAGAATTTTGTATCCCAATGCAAGTGAAGCATCTTAGAATGGTGGTTCTGCACTTTAGACCCGAATAGAAACCAAATTCTCACAGAGTGTTGAACCTGCAATGGCAATTGTGCCAATTATAGCCCAATCACAGCTTGGGTTACAAGTTAGTCTACTTCCCTGTATTACAAAGTCAATTTGCTTGCTTTCTTATCACTATTCTTTATAGCCTTTGAATTAGTTTTTTGAAGCTTAGAAGTTGGTTTGCATTCTATTTTGAAAATTGATATTGGATATGCAATTCATAAGTCTTTAATAGGATTTTTGTAGCTGTTATACAGAATGATAGGAGGAGTACTGTTATGTGATATTCCACATATATGTTGAGCTCTATCAATGAAGTTGATAATTAACGGGGATCACATATGTTTTTTTTGGGGTCTTAAAGAATGCTGGACTTGGAGCATCTTTTGCCAGCTCCCATTGGTATTGTTGACTGCAAGACACAAGTTATTCAATGGGAAGAGGGTAATTCAAATAACTTCAGCTGGTATAGTGTATGATTATCTTGCAGAGTGGATGAGCGAATGAATGTAAAGTAGTGTAGAAAATGGATGTAAAGTAGTAGTGAAGGTTATTTTTCTTTGCTTGTAAGCAAATTTTGTATGATgtaaaataattatataaatgaaatttatttaacaacaaaaatatagaaatatgaaataatatataattgtggatttttgttttttttttttaattttttcaaccctcatttacggcgtgcatggtatgtgtgccgtaaatgtaacctcttttacggcacacatttgactcatttacggcgtgcacgGTATGTGTGCTGTAAATGTACTCCTCTTTTACGGCACACTTTTGACTCATTTACGACGCACATTGTGACTCATTTACAGCGCATTTCATGCGCGCCGTAAATAATAattgtcttttacggcatgtccATTTACGGCTTACATTTGTGGGCCGTAAAaggtcatttacggcgcacattgtgggccgtaaaagacctTTTTTCTGGTAGtgctagtccattaaacttaatctatgacaaacaatcaatcaaatgaaagaataattagatcatcaaaacatcaccaagaaaataagaatatatttttcatttatcactccaagaaaaagggacatgggctcaattatctcacatgggctttcatgaatcaaaactcatcctaacatgctcatattctgtaccaaggtcacgaaatccatatccactactcaTGCATACGTTTTTCATATATCCTAATTACCAAAACAATAtcatttaaaatcatctcaatattgtgatcctcttttagccataatttcagagatatagaatcatcctagacagttgaaaggcatcctataactcaaaaaccaaaaacaaaaacaattttttttttgacatttttcaattttttttgtatttttcaatatatatgactcaaaataaaaggcaaaaatataaatcccttcccccacacttaaatattgcattgtcctcaatgtaatcaattataagcatgcaatgaaacaaataagcatagatagaaggcatttacgaaaaaaaaatctaaaataaaaaaaaaattgaaaaataaaaagaaatagggaaagagaaagcaaatctgtgtttgtagactccttcacagctgCTTCTGAAGTGGGTTGCCTCCCACGCAGCGTTTGAGTtaaacgtctttcagccagacggtacctccaTTAAATAATGTTAGTGActaaaattaacaaagaaatacaaagtaaaaaaaacaattaactatgaattacaaactacaagtataattaacaagtacattgtacataagacacaagtgagtaaagaaaaaaaacgtgaaaagtatttttacaagtgttAATTTTgtaccttagtgtatcacaacattttcttttgttataaatattattgatatcgaatttaattccaagcggtaaatcaagtggacgtgcagcccaagtatagtcgcctagacacaaattccctctcacatcctttgggcaaccttactgaaatggtcAGGTGGTGGAGGACGAACAAGAGAgacaaaatccattttggcatgagctactcccacatagtggtttaggcccatttgtaagcacttctggattcaaaaaccagtcatgaacgttgtccccttcctagacaccatttcacataggctatacttactgagatgaaaaagttcacaagtgttaataaaggccgccctcaaccttaagggaccttaactaggtaccaataaggggtttaggccaatattaacaaaagagacttcacctatttcattcaatttacaacttacaattaaaactcgtattcaacaataaaaaaaaaaacaacctagttaatttaaactaagtgtcaaacagtttatatacaacaattataaacaaaaacaagtgatttttcaatccccggcaacggcgccaaaaattgatagcgctaaaaagcaagcgcataatttaaccctacaaatgtcatcgttagtatatagtaaatagggatcgttctattccgggaattgagggtacacctgtaattgcaaaaacaattaaagaattaataaaagtataaattaatttacaaaaagaatatatacaaataacgaaataaaaggggggtttaagaattataaaatcaaaagttaaaataaataaaataaagaaaacgtaaaaacatatatacaagggtggaacgcaaggaacaaagatcaaaaccgattccatgtaatcaaattcgattcaaaccctataattgttcttccaagtcatcttcaagccatgtggtctcctaatgccttcaggtttcctagcctcatcaggattcctgcattgactgggattcctagtcggaccaggaaaactccatttctttatttcagctcatttctgcatcccttctgcctttaagctcatttcttctccatttattcgatgtacctagaaaatagaaactaaattaaaaatgattaagtaaagaaaataactaagcaaaatatggggaaataactattaaaacatcgcattaaaatgttCCTATCACATATTACCCATAAGAGGTAAggatgtcgagttttgaaaacGAGTCATTTTGTGAGATCGTTTATTTGGAGTTGAAGGGTGATTTCTTggctttagtgtgagttgtttgatttccttattcatttttctttttcatttctttcgtTTTATTTTAATgcatgtaatctcctgaactaaactatatgcagggattactatggtttattttgtttgctattaatgtaatctcctgaactaaactatatgtcTGACAAAATCGATAATTTCTCGTCGAATGACTTTTTCGCGATGAAAAAATTCCTCACTGAAATCTCctatttcctcgctaataacaTAATGATTTAGGAGACTAATTTATGGTCACTTTTAGTGAAGAATTGAAATATTCGTCGTAAAAAGTGGTGTATAGTGAGGAAAATATGTTTCTCGCAGAAAACCTAATGACATTTAGTGAGGAATCAACATATTCCTCGTAAAAAGTGACATTtactaagaaaaataaattccTCGCAAAAAACTTTGTCGCTAAAAAGATTTTCCGTTGTAGTGactatgatttgaattgtgtgattttaggtgatctcctgaactaatttattatgcagggattactaatatttaccttgtgtgattgtaagttcggttgtgttttgtggagttaaatgttgacGCTTTTATCTCATGAGTTGAGAAATTTTAAGCATGAGTTATTGGgtcattttatttgagtttactcataggAGCTTAAAAAACTTAGcgggtttgttgttgcaactcggtgcactattccatggtgtaggggtttgtTGTCGCAGCAGTGTTAGATTTAGAacatattttgtttattttatttactgTTGTTTGTAGTATGCTCATGGTGAGCGTTTACATTTACTTCGATGCTTTCGAGTCTATGTAAACACGTAgtgatgtaatatgtgactctagcgaacgagtcacatattacattttatttactgTTGGTATTTATATTTGTGAGCTCGGTTGTTTTATTACTTAGATTAAATTGAAAaagtttctctgtttttttgggCATTTGTTTGAGTTATCACGTTTCGGATTCGAaattctttattcgaaattcggggcgtgacaaacagcccgtccgacgacaacgcCCCTAAGATGCGCCGTCGGACAGAGAGGGAAAAAAAGTGACGACGACTCTCTAGGGTTTTCTCGTACTAAAGTTAAAATGAGTGATTTCTTAACCAAAGCAGTTTCCTACAACAATAATTACTATttatttatctatactattattaagagaagaggttttgttagtcaaaacaaaaaattttgacagatttaaccctgaatgattaaaaaactttgaaaataaattaaatcacaagggtaaatatgacaattacaaaatgaatttttattaaaaaaattaaaaaaaattatctcacaaccttcacttttctctcccactattttttctctgcaataattgttttatttcgtttatttttttaattttcttaaaaaaaaaaatattacacatgcagagcatgtatgaAGAAGGCTAGTTTTAGTTTAATCGATccctttaatttttttcaaaatatgatttcgaagttgataataaataccTCTTAAAAAAAATGGTAATAAATGAATGAATTTCACTTTTGTCTCAACCGGAAAGAGGAAAGATCGAGGAAAGAAAATATTCTCATGCCAAATCATTGCATACGTTTCAGTTTTAATTTACGAACCCCTTAGCTGCTTAAACAGCGAGACAATGACATCCAAACACGTGCCCCCTCTATGAGCAGACACGACACGTGTCTGACATGCCTGGCCTTACGAAACACGTAAGTCCTTCCCCACCCCCCTCAAATGCATCATTATAAAAAGAAGCTGTGCAAGTTCCCGAAGAATCATCCGATTATCTACACTACCAACCTACTTCAATCATATCCTGCTCCATCTATCTGCTGCAAAGCCAATAACCAAAGAAGCAAGCACAGCAAAATGACTGGTGGTATTGGAATTCCAATATGCGTGCAGTGCGGAACGCACAGCAACCCATGCCGGTGCAAGGTGGTTGGCCCTACCTTGGGGTTCCTGGCCTTCGCCGCGGCGGCGATCGTGGAGTGGCCTGTGGGGGCTCTTGTCTACTGCTTCCGCCACATGAAGGGTCGCCGAATTATGGCTCATCCGGCCACCGTTGTTTACCCCAAAGTTACCAATTCCATTCCCATTTGATCCATCATCATCTATCTGCTGCTTTCTTGTAATAGTATCCAATCCATGGAACCAACTCTTGCATGCTCTCTGTGTTCATGTAAAAGCCCTACTTACTTGTTTCGTTAACTAGTGCTACTGCTCCTTTTGTCTGTTTTCCACCTCCATCTGCTCTCAATAACATACACCGAACGTAATGAAATGGGacttaatttatatattttgaaCCACCAAGTTATTAATTTGCACTCTTGCCTCAATCTTTATAGTTGTTTTTAGTCTCCTTCTTGGCAAAAGCAGAAGCAACCATATAAGTTAACTAGCATGTACATTATGATATTAAGAAGATGATccagctttctttcttttttggcaTGGGTCGAATCCGGCTGCATCTTAAGCAAGTAGCTTTACCAGGATTCAGAAACGGATGCTCAGACTAAGACCTCCTTCGAGAATACATTatctttttttgagaatgagaaTACATTAGCTTTAATTTCTCATGGAATAGGAATTGATTTCCATTTGCCATTACTTTTACATGTGTACGAATGAGTGTTCCATTTCAATATTTACTAAATGCTGAAAATGGAATCAGGAAAGTGCTAATTAATTTAAGGAGATAAAAAGCGAACAGTGAAGATGATTGTAGATCGAGATGACGGTTGGATACTTTGAACGCCAAATAACAACTGTGATCTCTTCTAATGTAATTTTGGTTTATATAATTAAGTATGTGGCTTAGTTGAATGTTTAGTGATTTATGAGTAGCGCTAGAGATTCAAAAAAATTATACCAAATCTGAatcccaaatgatgtggcaGCTTTTAACTTAGTAACCTCCAATgtgtaaataaaaatttatttatttgagGAACTAATATATTTTTTGAATTAAAATCCTAATATTAGCAAAACAGAAGAGGAAATAAACTCTACACACAAACAATCAAATTTCAACAATCCCAGTACTGATAACGCCGATTCTTAAAATCACAAGTAATTATTGTCATCAATTTTTTGATGTAACTCCTCAATTTGGATTCCATTTAATAGAAAGTAATAGCACCAAAAATTTCACTTGATCTAATTCAAGGAATCATCTAAGCTTTTTAATATTTTGAATGGCAACATACACAATTGTAAAGGAGACAACTCCATTTCAAGTGAAGATTCTTGATCAAAACACTGTTTGTATAATCTTAAGAAACAGTTATCGGAGTTGGTCGGTTGCTAGCACGTTGGGGGATTTGGCACGAAGCTTCGTGGTCGTTAGGGTTTTGAAAGCAACTTATACATAGATATTAAtatggactaatttcagtttacccccctgaggttaggggtcgtcatcatgttagtccctctagtttcaatttaatcatgttagtccctgtactcttaaatttcatcatccgtgtccaatttctactattccgtccaatttgaaccgttaagtctgacttttgagggctaaaatggtcatttcaagacaaaaaaaaaactaaaaaaaaaaaagttttttttttctttttttcgtttttttttttttttgcattttttttctgttttttttttttgcattttttttattttcttgttttttttttctttttcttcgcttattattattattattattttttataattttgtcttcaacctatacaccacaagttataataggtttataaaaacaaaaaaaaatactctaggtggttaaaaagccgctcgctggtctacgatatttgtgatatatctccgataaaacgaaaaattttaggatatatctgtaaaatatatttataaaatataataggtttataaagtgaagaataataggatatatccccaacaaagtgaagaaatatctgtaaaatatgattaaaaaaataaatacagatatttcttcactttattggggatatatcctaaaattcttcgctttatcggagatataccacaagttataataggtttataaaaacaaaaacaaaaaatactctaggtgtttcttttttattttttatttttataaattttttcttcaacctatacaccacaagttataataggtttataaaaaaaaaaaaaaaatactctagatggttaaaaagccgctcactggtctacgatatttgtcatatatctccgataaagtgaaaaattttaggatatatttgtaaaatatatctataaaatataataggtttataaagtgaagaatatataataggatatatccccaataaagtgaagaaatatttgtaaaatatgattaaaaaaataaatacagatatttcttcactttattggggatatatcctaaaattcttcgctcgctggtctacaatatttgtggaacatctccgataaagcgaagaattttaggatatatccccaataaagtgaagaaatatctgtatttatttttttaatcataatttatagatatttcttcactttattgaggatatcttaaaattcttcactttataaacctattatattttacagatatatcctaaaattcttcgctttattggagatatatcacaaatatcgtagaccagcgagcggctttttaactacctagagtatttttttttgtttttataaacctattataacttgtggtgtataggtgaagacaaaattataaaaataataataataataataagcgaagaaaaagaaaaataaaacaagaaaataaaaaaaatgcaaaaaaaaaacagaaaaaaatgcaaaaaaaaaaaaacgaaaaaaagaaaaaaaaaatctttttttttttttgtcttgaaatgaccattttagccctcaaaaatcagacttaacggtccaaattggacggaatagtagaaattggacacggatgatgaaatttgagagtacagggactaacatgattaaattgaaactagagggactaacatgatgacgacctctaacttcaggggggtaaactgaaattagttgtcacgcccctgatttttaacacaattaaaaatcgatatataaccccataattatacatgcgtgaacgttcagccatcaataccaaatacctggaaaactttttccctttatacaacatacatattgatgccctgaacccactatgtcaatattgacccgcccacatagtcatatattacataagcttacgaattaaattgtccacaacaagataaaacgcaaaagctcctcagagtatactacatagcggaagtcataacattGGCAAGGCCAATCAattttgcttcctacctgttctgttgccaacaagctacctcggcttcagccccgattatcctaccctgcaggattaacccctacaccgttggaatggtgcaccgggttgtcacacaacaaacccggtaagcttttgcaagcccgtatgagtaactcgaaacaactcacaccaaatcacaaccacaaccacacttaaaaaaaatcaaattaagtaaaatcaataatccctgcattgaaacttagttcaggagatcacatcaaaacaacaatccaaaaagcagtaatccctgcatataacttagttcaggagattacattaaaacaacaatccaaaaagcaataatccctgcatataacttagttcaggagattacattaaaacaatcgataaaatcatagtaatccctgcatagaaatttagttcaggagattacattaaaacaaacaatctcagtttaaacattattctcaaaacaactcacacttgaattctatcaaaataacatagaaagcaactcacaccttgatttctatcaatcgtaccataacgtaccgtagaaaacaactcacacttgaattctatcaaaataacatagaaagcaactcacaccttgatttctatcaatcgtaccataacgtaccaaaacgtaccaattcgtaccaagtcgttaataaggaaaacaacttacaccttgtccccttaaaaaccgttaataaggaagcaactcacactttattccctaaaaacacgtaatgtcatgagttatcaataaccaattcccgttaccccatgaattacctagatggcagacagactagagctctaactgaacgtaaccactcgtccggccaaagacgtgattacctgatattctgcccaaggtcatagaccttcgttcctcgggccgcacagtcccttggagcaaatcattaaaacagtcgcacaggactcaaaaacattacacaaatc
This region includes:
- the LOC133723674 gene encoding uncharacterized protein LOC133723674; amino-acid sequence: MHHYKKKLCKFPKNHPIIYTTNLLQSYPAPSICCKANNQRSKHSKMTGGIGIPICVQCGTHSNPCRCKVVGPTLGFLAFAAAAIVEWPVGALVYCFRHMKGRRIMAHPATVVYPKVTNSIPI